A single region of the Halorussus gelatinilyticus genome encodes:
- the pyrB gene encoding aspartate carbamoyltransferase, whose protein sequence is MRDDHLITAKQLSREDVESVLDRAAEFDADPAAFGDRHEDAILGLCFFEPSTRTKMSFETAIKRLGGDTVDMGTVESSSVKKGESLADTARVIEGYADALVLRHPSQGAAKMVGEFVDVPLLNAGDGAGHHPTQTLLDLYTIRENAGLDDLTIGIMGDLKYGRTVHSLAHALTNFDADQHFVSPESLKLPRSVRYDLHEEGAMVREHTELEEILPSLDVLYVTRIQRERFPDENEYQEVAGEYGIDLETLGPAKDDLTVMHPLPRVDEIAPEVDDTDYATYFEQAHNGVPVRMALLDQLLEGDR, encoded by the coding sequence ATGCGGGACGACCACCTCATCACTGCGAAACAACTCTCTCGGGAGGACGTAGAGTCGGTCCTCGACCGCGCGGCGGAGTTCGACGCCGACCCGGCCGCGTTCGGGGACCGCCACGAGGACGCGATACTGGGACTGTGCTTCTTCGAGCCGAGTACCCGGACGAAGATGAGCTTCGAGACAGCCATCAAGCGCCTCGGGGGCGACACGGTGGACATGGGCACCGTCGAGTCCTCGTCGGTCAAGAAGGGCGAGAGTCTGGCCGACACCGCGCGCGTCATCGAGGGCTACGCCGACGCGCTCGTGTTGCGCCACCCGAGTCAGGGCGCGGCGAAGATGGTCGGCGAGTTCGTGGACGTGCCCCTGCTCAACGCGGGCGACGGCGCGGGCCACCACCCGACCCAGACGTTGCTCGACCTCTACACGATTCGAGAGAACGCGGGGTTGGACGACCTGACAATCGGCATCATGGGCGACCTGAAGTACGGCCGCACCGTCCACTCGCTGGCCCACGCGCTGACGAACTTCGACGCCGACCAGCACTTCGTCAGCCCCGAGAGTCTGAAGCTCCCCCGGAGCGTGCGCTACGACCTCCACGAGGAGGGCGCGATGGTGCGCGAGCACACCGAGTTAGAGGAGATTCTGCCGTCGCTCGACGTCCTCTACGTCACGCGCATCCAGCGCGAGCGCTTCCCCGACGAGAACGAGTATCAGGAGGTCGCGGGCGAGTACGGTATCGACCTCGAAACACTCGGACCGGCGAAAGACGACCTGACCGTGATGCACCCGCTCCCGCGCGTGGACGAGATCGCACCCGAGGTGGACGACACCGACTACGCGACGTACTTCGAGCAGGCCCACAACGGCGTGCCGGTCCGGATGGCGCTGCTCGACCAACTCTTGGAGGGAGACCGATGA
- a CDS encoding helix-turn-helix transcriptional regulator, which translates to MSDELDSDLRDRISTVVKRAAFLGRLAEGPTSKRDLRDELGVSRSTVYKAVRELEDRGLVTETDEGVALTLVGRLLREECRTFEERVAAVLDGESLLSALPADVPVTTDLLVGAETVRGERHAPTGPVEHIDDFVRRTDRVVGFTPVVLPQYVDIFHEEVVGGDLTADLVLESPVVEYLRENHAERLSESLATGRLAVRRTDETLPFGLVVAEDEGLVLIVYDESGDLRGVLLNDTEAALDWGREMFRTYWERAGDESD; encoded by the coding sequence ATGAGCGACGAACTCGACTCCGACCTCCGGGACCGCATCTCGACGGTGGTCAAGCGTGCCGCGTTTCTCGGCCGACTGGCCGAGGGACCGACGAGCAAACGCGACTTGCGTGACGAGCTGGGCGTCTCGCGCTCGACGGTGTACAAGGCCGTCCGCGAACTCGAAGACCGCGGTCTCGTGACCGAGACCGACGAGGGCGTGGCACTTACGCTGGTCGGCCGCCTGCTCCGCGAGGAGTGTCGGACCTTCGAGGAGCGCGTGGCCGCCGTCTTAGACGGCGAGTCGCTCCTGTCGGCGCTCCCCGCGGACGTGCCGGTGACGACCGACCTGCTCGTCGGGGCCGAGACCGTCCGGGGCGAGCGCCACGCACCGACCGGCCCGGTCGAACACATCGACGACTTCGTGCGCCGGACCGACCGCGTGGTCGGGTTCACCCCGGTCGTCCTGCCCCAGTACGTGGACATATTCCACGAGGAGGTGGTCGGCGGCGACCTGACGGCCGACCTCGTGCTGGAATCTCCGGTCGTGGAGTACCTCCGGGAGAACCACGCCGAACGCCTCTCGGAGTCGCTCGCCACCGGCCGGCTCGCGGTCCGCCGAACCGACGAGACCCTGCCGTTCGGTCTCGTCGTCGCCGAGGACGAGGGACTCGTCCTCATCGTCTACGACGAGAGCGGGGACCTCCGGGGCGTCCTGCTCAACGACACCGAGGCCGCGCTCGACTGGGGGCGAGAGATGTTCCGGACCTACTGGGAACGGGCGGGCGACGAGTCGGACTGA
- a CDS encoding helix-turn-helix domain-containing protein: MIGNRDGSTPPRIARESAATDLTTERLCGLLSDSLRRRALRALDPDEGTVALSQLADRIADESDREVEMKLHHHHLPKLDEAGLVRYDGDENVVEARPQPDMADQYLEL; this comes from the coding sequence ATGATAGGAAACCGAGACGGTTCGACACCGCCCCGAATTGCCCGCGAGTCCGCAGCGACCGACCTCACGACCGAACGACTGTGTGGTCTGCTGAGCGACTCGCTCCGGCGACGCGCCCTCCGCGCGCTCGACCCCGACGAGGGAACGGTCGCGCTCTCGCAACTGGCCGACCGAATCGCGGACGAGTCCGACCGCGAGGTCGAGATGAAACTCCACCACCATCACCTGCCGAAGTTGGACGAAGCAGGGCTCGTGCGGTACGACGGCGACGAGAACGTGGTCGAGGCTCGGCCGCAACCCGACATGGCCGACCAGTATCTGGAACTCTGA
- a CDS encoding RNA-binding protein, producing the protein MAEVPFHYIDLRAFCYATEDDKRVEQALRTYLPEEFEIERATSEGHHGDRILVLSARVENADEMRHVLSKVAQLPDAEDLLDELDERVDDNCSLFLRLDKQAAYRGEAELGEGITFRAKVEAYPAEKEAAVENAREAFASL; encoded by the coding sequence ATGGCCGAAGTTCCGTTCCACTACATCGACCTGCGGGCGTTCTGCTACGCGACCGAGGACGACAAGCGCGTCGAGCAGGCCCTGCGGACCTACCTCCCCGAGGAGTTCGAAATCGAGCGCGCGACGAGCGAGGGCCACCACGGCGACCGCATCCTCGTCCTCTCGGCGCGCGTCGAGAACGCCGACGAGATGCGCCACGTCCTCTCGAAGGTGGCACAACTCCCCGACGCCGAGGACCTGCTGGACGAACTCGACGAGCGCGTGGACGACAACTGCTCGCTGTTCCTCCGCCTCGACAAGCAGGCGGCCTACCGCGGCGAGGCCGAACTCGGCGAGGGAATCACCTTCCGCGCCAAAGTCGAAGCCTACCCCGCCGAGAAGGAGGCCGCCGTCGAGAACGCCCGCGAGGCGTTCGCGTCGCTCTGA
- a CDS encoding DUF1918 domain-containing protein, whose amino-acid sequence MSFEEDDRVILHDEHSEYDGEEGQITQVMDTMFGDSTYTVSFEDGQETGIPEDSLEAVEDEE is encoded by the coding sequence ATGAGCTTCGAGGAAGACGACCGCGTCATCCTGCACGACGAGCACAGCGAGTACGACGGCGAAGAAGGCCAGATCACGCAGGTCATGGACACGATGTTCGGCGACAGCACCTACACCGTCAGTTTCGAGGACGGACAGGAGACCGGCATCCCCGAGGATTCGCTGGAAGCCGTCGAAGACGAGGAGTAG
- a CDS encoding HAD hydrolase family protein has protein sequence MVPPLVLDIDGTMTRPDDSVDPRFFDVLPEWHAPVVVATGKAFPYPVALCHFMYVEQNVIAENGGIVLSGEAVTTNGDGEAARRVAEKYVAAGHDLGWGPTDTVNRWRETEVAVARDQPLGPLEELAAEHGLEVVDTGFAYHVKAPEIEKGRGLKSVARLLDRDPDEFVAIGDSENDVSTFGVAGESYAVANADAKAQRAADVVLDESYSEGTLGVLDDLRERA, from the coding sequence ATGGTTCCGCCGCTCGTCCTCGACATCGACGGCACGATGACTCGGCCCGACGACTCCGTAGACCCGCGGTTCTTCGACGTGCTTCCCGAGTGGCACGCGCCGGTCGTCGTCGCCACCGGGAAGGCGTTCCCCTACCCCGTGGCGCTCTGTCACTTCATGTACGTCGAACAGAACGTCATCGCCGAGAACGGCGGTATCGTCCTCTCGGGCGAGGCGGTCACGACGAACGGCGACGGCGAGGCCGCGCGCCGGGTCGCAGAGAAGTACGTCGCGGCGGGCCACGACCTCGGGTGGGGACCGACGGACACGGTAAACCGGTGGCGCGAGACCGAGGTGGCGGTCGCTCGGGACCAGCCGCTCGGCCCGCTCGAAGAACTCGCGGCCGAACACGGACTGGAAGTCGTGGACACCGGGTTCGCCTACCACGTCAAGGCCCCCGAAATCGAGAAGGGTCGCGGGCTGAAGTCGGTCGCGCGGCTCCTCGACCGAGACCCCGACGAGTTCGTAGCTATCGGCGACTCGGAGAACGACGTGTCCACGTTCGGCGTCGCCGGCGAGTCCTACGCGGTCGCCAACGCCGACGCCAAAGCCCAGCGCGCCGCCGACGTGGTACTGGACGAGTCGTACTCCGAGGGCACGCTCGGGGTGCTGGACGACCTCCGCGAGCGCGCCTGA
- a CDS encoding alpha/beta hydrolase: protein MTRFDRRDVLTAVGSGLTALLAGCQGAGDATNTTVSTATSTTLATTAPSETETESDAETTSGTPTPEELKRRARAFVGLLADGSFEEAHGRFDSTAAEQISTQRLEQVWTGLEGQIGAFRTFTALEVSEQNRYRVVTGVAEFERGRREVVLYFGSEAIGGFQIRRVAEEWSSPAYADQSAFTERTVSLRATDACTLEGTLTLPMGVERVPGVVLVHGSGPVDRDGTSGPNKVYKDLAWGLASRGVAVLRYQKRTVACDVNLAEITIDEVVTNDALAAVAALRGTDLVADGDAVVTGHSLGGTLTPRIAARDGNLAGVAMLAPLARSASDAILDQNRHLVELDGTVTDAEREQLNNARHIAEQIRGLDFPDDEVVHLGGDEYWRTLAEYDHLKTARNLELPRLLLFGERDYQVTVEDDLPLWKDALGGESNVTFRRYDRLNHLFMPGSGKPNTEEYFERNHVAERVVADLAEFAADATGVAIGGSGGTATTTE, encoded by the coding sequence ATGACACGATTCGACCGACGCGATGTCCTGACTGCAGTCGGCTCCGGCCTGACGGCACTGCTGGCCGGCTGTCAGGGTGCCGGCGACGCCACCAACACGACCGTATCGACCGCGACCTCCACCACGCTCGCGACGACCGCACCGTCCGAGACCGAGACGGAGAGCGACGCCGAGACGACAAGCGGCACGCCGACCCCCGAGGAACTGAAACGACGCGCGAGAGCGTTCGTCGGTCTCCTCGCCGACGGTTCCTTCGAGGAGGCCCACGGGCGATTCGACTCGACCGCGGCCGAACAGATTTCGACGCAACGACTCGAACAGGTCTGGACCGGATTGGAGGGCCAAATCGGCGCGTTCCGGACCTTCACGGCGCTGGAGGTCTCCGAGCAGAACCGCTACCGCGTGGTGACCGGCGTCGCCGAGTTCGAGCGCGGCCGCCGGGAGGTCGTCCTGTACTTCGGCTCCGAGGCCATCGGCGGCTTCCAGATTCGGCGCGTGGCCGAAGAGTGGTCATCCCCAGCGTACGCCGACCAGTCGGCGTTCACCGAGCGCACCGTCTCGCTCCGAGCGACCGACGCCTGCACGCTGGAGGGGACGCTGACCCTGCCGATGGGCGTCGAGCGCGTGCCGGGCGTCGTCCTCGTCCACGGCTCGGGACCGGTAGACCGCGACGGCACCTCCGGCCCGAACAAGGTCTACAAGGACCTCGCGTGGGGGCTGGCCTCCCGCGGCGTCGCCGTCCTCCGGTACCAGAAGCGCACCGTCGCCTGCGACGTGAACCTCGCGGAGATAACCATCGACGAGGTGGTGACGAACGACGCGCTCGCGGCCGTGGCGGCGCTCCGGGGCACCGACCTCGTCGCGGACGGCGACGCGGTGGTCACGGGCCACAGCCTCGGCGGGACCCTCACACCGCGCATCGCCGCCCGCGACGGGAACCTCGCCGGCGTCGCCATGCTCGCGCCGCTGGCCCGGTCCGCGAGCGACGCCATCCTCGACCAGAACCGCCACCTCGTGGAACTGGACGGCACCGTCACCGACGCCGAGCGCGAGCAACTGAACAACGCGCGTCACATCGCCGAGCAGATTCGCGGGCTCGACTTCCCCGACGACGAAGTGGTCCACCTCGGCGGCGACGAGTACTGGCGAACGCTCGCGGAGTACGACCACCTGAAGACCGCCCGAAACCTCGAACTCCCGCGACTGCTCCTGTTCGGCGAGCGCGACTATCAGGTCACGGTCGAGGACGACCTGCCGCTCTGGAAGGACGCGCTCGGCGGCGAGTCGAACGTCACGTTCCGGCGGTACGACCGACTCAACCATCTGTTCATGCCCGGTAGCGGGAAGCCCAACACAGAGGAGTACTTCGAGCGCAACCACGTCGCCGAGCGCGTCGTGGCCGACCTCGCCGAGTTCGCCGCCGACGCGACGGGCGTCGCAATCGGCGGGTCCGGCGGGACCGCCACGACCACAGAGTGA
- the glpK gene encoding glycerol kinase GlpK yields the protein MTQETYVGAIDQGTTGTRFMVFDHGGQVVANSYETHEQIYPEPGWVEHDPVEIWENTKSVVRAALEDAGLTADQLAAIGVTNQRETTLLWDRDTGKPVHNAIVWQDRRTTDRVEELEAQGKVEEIRAKTGLEADAYFSATKAEWLLDNADPIKTQRARPADLKSRAAEGEIMFGTIDSWLIYNLTGNHITDVTNASRTMLFDIHEMDWDDDLLREFDVPEECLPEVRPSSDEDYYGATDPDGFLGAEIPVAGALGDQQAALFGQTCFDAGDAKNTYGTGSFFLMNTGNEAVDSDHGLLTTVGFQRSGEPVQYALEGAIFVTGAAIEWLEDMTLIEDAAESETLARSVDSTDGVYVVPAFTGLGAPHWDQRARGTIVGMTRGTRREHVVRATLESIAYQTRDVAEAMVADSDIEMESLKVDGGAVKNNFLCQLQADIIGTEIARPEVDETTALGSAYAAGLAVGYWDDPEELRDNWRVDREFEPDMNRDEADEMYDRWADAVERATDWARDGGES from the coding sequence ATGACTCAGGAAACATACGTCGGCGCGATAGACCAAGGGACGACCGGTACTCGCTTCATGGTCTTCGACCACGGCGGCCAGGTCGTCGCCAACTCGTACGAGACCCACGAACAGATCTACCCCGAACCCGGTTGGGTCGAACACGACCCGGTCGAGATTTGGGAGAACACCAAGTCGGTCGTCCGGGCGGCGCTCGAAGACGCCGGACTGACCGCGGACCAACTCGCCGCCATCGGCGTGACCAACCAGCGCGAGACGACGCTGCTCTGGGACCGCGACACCGGCAAGCCGGTCCACAACGCCATCGTCTGGCAGGACCGACGGACGACCGACCGCGTCGAGGAACTCGAAGCGCAGGGGAAGGTCGAAGAGATTCGAGCGAAGACCGGTCTCGAAGCCGACGCCTACTTCTCGGCGACGAAGGCCGAGTGGTTGTTGGACAACGCCGACCCCATCAAGACCCAGCGCGCCCGCCCGGCGGACCTCAAATCGCGGGCCGCCGAGGGCGAAATCATGTTCGGCACCATCGACTCGTGGCTGATATACAACCTCACCGGGAACCACATCACCGACGTAACTAACGCCTCCCGGACGATGCTGTTCGACATCCACGAGATGGACTGGGACGACGACCTCCTCCGGGAGTTCGACGTCCCCGAGGAGTGTCTGCCGGAGGTCCGGCCCTCCAGCGACGAAGACTATTACGGCGCGACCGACCCCGACGGCTTCCTCGGGGCCGAGATTCCGGTCGCGGGCGCGCTCGGCGACCAGCAGGCCGCGCTGTTCGGCCAGACCTGCTTCGACGCGGGCGACGCCAAGAACACCTACGGCACGGGGAGCTTCTTCCTGATGAACACGGGTAACGAGGCGGTGGACAGCGACCACGGCCTGCTCACGACGGTCGGGTTCCAGCGCTCGGGCGAACCCGTCCAGTACGCCCTCGAAGGAGCCATCTTCGTGACGGGTGCGGCGATCGAGTGGCTCGAAGACATGACGCTCATCGAGGACGCCGCCGAGTCCGAGACGCTGGCCCGGAGCGTCGATTCGACCGACGGCGTCTACGTCGTCCCGGCCTTCACCGGTCTCGGCGCGCCCCACTGGGACCAGCGCGCTCGGGGCACCATCGTCGGGATGACCCGCGGGACGCGCCGGGAACACGTCGTCCGCGCGACGCTCGAATCCATCGCGTACCAGACCCGCGACGTGGCCGAGGCGATGGTCGCCGACAGCGACATCGAGATGGAGAGTCTGAAGGTGGACGGCGGCGCGGTCAAGAACAACTTCCTCTGCCAGTTGCAGGCCGACATCATCGGCACCGAAATCGCCCGACCCGAAGTCGACGAGACGACCGCACTCGGTTCGGCTTACGCCGCGGGCCTCGCGGTCGGCTACTGGGACGATCCCGAGGAACTCCGGGACAACTGGCGCGTTGACCGCGAGTTCGAACCGGACATGAACCGCGACGAAGCGGACGAGATGTACGACCGCTGGGCCGACGCCGTCGAACGTGCCACCGACTGGGCGCGCGACGGGGGAGAGAGTTAG
- a CDS encoding 3-oxoacyl-ACP reductase family protein, with translation MPAALVTGSSRGIGRAIAERFARDGYDVVVNYVSSAQKARAVAESIGEKTDSEAVAVRADVGDPEEAADLVDAAVEAFGGLAHVVNNAGVDQHVYTEALSPEDFDAVMDTNVNGAFNVTKAALPHLREAAETTPDEADDADPAPTPSVTNVSSILAHTGAPVECHYAASKAGILGLTKSHAGDFAPDVRVNAIAPGHVETDMTADRTEDEKEAEMAEIPVERFGQPRDIADAAAYLRDAGFVTGETLNVNGGELMR, from the coding sequence ATGCCAGCAGCACTCGTCACCGGTTCCTCGCGGGGCATCGGCCGGGCAATCGCCGAGCGGTTCGCGCGCGACGGCTACGACGTGGTCGTCAACTACGTATCGAGCGCGCAGAAGGCGCGGGCGGTCGCCGAGTCCATCGGCGAGAAGACCGACAGCGAGGCGGTCGCGGTCCGGGCCGACGTGGGCGACCCCGAGGAGGCCGCGGACCTCGTGGACGCCGCCGTCGAGGCCTTCGGCGGACTGGCCCACGTCGTGAACAACGCGGGCGTGGACCAGCACGTCTACACCGAGGCCCTCTCTCCCGAGGACTTCGACGCCGTGATGGACACCAACGTCAACGGCGCGTTCAACGTGACCAAGGCCGCCCTTCCCCACCTCAGAGAGGCGGCGGAGACGACGCCGGACGAGGCGGACGACGCGGACCCCGCGCCGACGCCCTCGGTCACGAACGTCTCCTCGATTCTGGCCCACACCGGCGCGCCGGTCGAGTGCCACTACGCCGCCTCGAAGGCCGGGATTCTCGGTCTCACCAAGAGCCACGCCGGGGACTTCGCGCCCGACGTGCGGGTCAACGCCATCGCGCCCGGCCACGTCGAGACCGACATGACCGCCGACCGGACCGAGGACGAAAAGGAGGCGGAGATGGCCGAGATACCGGTCGAACGGTTCGGCCAACCGCGGGACATCGCCGACGCCGCGGCCTACCTCCGGGACGCCGGGTTCGTCACGGGCGAGACGCTGAACGTCAACGGCGGCGAACTGATGCGGTAG
- a CDS encoding NUDIX domain-containing protein — protein MTTVDDLWYLATRADQRAEQVHHRLTDAHDDFLERRHSRRVSRSRFRTLAERIAEFGAPYGAHSIVYRPSGELLLVWHAGVDMWVVPGGEPDPDESFRRAAERELAEEAGVEASYDGLAMNVRVEVRCDDYETWGVLPLFEARVEGETAPEPDDPDGEITDADWFADLPENTRDREDLQAWREFALE, from the coding sequence ATGACCACAGTTGACGACCTGTGGTATCTCGCCACCCGCGCGGACCAGCGCGCCGAGCAGGTCCACCACCGCCTGACCGACGCCCACGACGACTTCCTCGAACGACGCCACAGTCGCCGGGTCTCGCGCTCGCGGTTCCGCACCCTCGCCGAGCGCATCGCCGAGTTCGGCGCGCCCTACGGCGCACACTCGATAGTCTACCGACCGTCGGGCGAACTACTGCTGGTCTGGCACGCGGGCGTGGACATGTGGGTCGTCCCCGGCGGCGAACCCGACCCCGACGAGTCGTTCCGCCGGGCGGCCGAGCGAGAACTCGCCGAAGAGGCGGGCGTCGAGGCCAGTTACGACGGACTGGCGATGAACGTCCGAGTCGAAGTCCGGTGCGACGACTACGAGACGTGGGGTGTCCTCCCGCTGTTCGAGGCGCGCGTCGAGGGCGAGACCGCGCCCGAACCCGACGACCCCGACGGCGAGATCACGGACGCCGACTGGTTCGCGGACCTGCCCGAGAACACCCGCGACCGCGAGGACCTGCAGGCGTGGCGCGAGTTCGCGCTGGAGTGA
- the cutA gene encoding divalent-cation tolerance protein CutA, which produces MPTAYVTAPPEVATDIAEALVEERLAACVNRFPCTSVYRWEGEVHRDEEVVLLAKTTDAGYDRLEERVEELHPYDVPCIERFEEREMLDSFAAWRDEAVSSGASASDDE; this is translated from the coding sequence ATGCCGACCGCCTACGTCACTGCACCGCCCGAAGTGGCGACAGACATCGCCGAAGCGCTCGTCGAGGAACGACTCGCGGCCTGCGTCAACCGGTTTCCCTGCACCTCGGTCTACCGGTGGGAGGGCGAGGTCCACCGCGACGAGGAGGTGGTTCTGCTGGCCAAGACCACCGATGCGGGTTACGACCGACTCGAAGAGCGGGTCGAGGAGTTGCATCCCTACGACGTGCCCTGCATCGAGCGGTTCGAGGAGCGCGAGATGCTGGACTCGTTCGCGGCGTGGCGCGACGAGGCGGTGTCGTCCGGAGCGTCGGCGTCGGACGATGAGTGA
- the pyrI gene encoding aspartate carbamoyltransferase regulatory subunit, translated as MSDHQLRVSKIPRGTVIDHIRAGQALNVLAILGIDGESGETVSVGMNIPSDRMGHKDIVKVEDRELSQDEVDVLSLIAPEATINIIREYEVAEKQYLERPERVVGVLSCPNHNCITNADEPVETKFDVLDDGVRCEYCDTIVREDLAAHIAVE; from the coding sequence ATGAGCGACCACCAACTCCGCGTCAGCAAGATTCCGAGGGGGACCGTCATCGACCACATCCGCGCCGGACAGGCGCTCAACGTCCTCGCCATCCTCGGCATCGACGGCGAGTCGGGCGAGACCGTCAGCGTCGGGATGAACATCCCGAGTGACCGGATGGGCCACAAGGACATCGTGAAGGTCGAGGACCGCGAGTTGAGCCAAGACGAGGTGGACGTGCTGTCGCTCATCGCGCCGGAGGCGACCATCAACATCATCCGGGAGTACGAGGTCGCCGAGAAGCAGTATCTCGAACGCCCCGAGCGCGTGGTCGGCGTCCTCTCGTGTCCGAACCACAACTGCATCACGAACGCCGACGAACCGGTCGAGACGAAGTTCGACGTGCTGGACGACGGCGTGCGCTGCGAGTACTGCGACACCATCGTCCGCGAGGACCTCGCGGCCCACATCGCGGTCGAGTAA
- a CDS encoding DUF2391 domain-containing protein, producing MSDRRANSGTDRSESEPPADPDLEDLLDELETLEETVDDPDEREQVRETMRMARRVSTPSAFGRVIRGFDRHDAAEALVGSVVFGIPMLVEGGTVEIGEFIAAHPASLLVTLGGTVALVVGLLYVAEIQQVEIHRPLFGVVPRRLVGVLGVSFLTALGMMTVWGRVDWADPWLALCQTSVTFSAMALGAGLGDILPGS from the coding sequence ATGAGCGACCGGAGAGCCAATTCCGGGACCGACCGGTCGGAGTCGGAGCCGCCCGCCGACCCCGATCTGGAGGACCTGCTGGACGAACTCGAAACGCTCGAAGAGACCGTGGACGACCCCGACGAGCGCGAGCAGGTCCGCGAGACGATGCGGATGGCCCGGCGGGTCTCGACGCCGAGCGCGTTCGGCCGGGTCATCCGGGGGTTCGACCGCCACGACGCCGCGGAGGCGCTGGTCGGGAGCGTGGTGTTCGGGATTCCGATGCTGGTCGAGGGCGGGACCGTCGAAATCGGCGAGTTCATCGCGGCCCACCCGGCCTCGCTGCTGGTCACGCTCGGGGGAACGGTGGCACTGGTGGTCGGTCTGCTCTACGTCGCCGAAATCCAGCAGGTCGAGATTCACCGCCCGCTGTTCGGGGTCGTCCCCCGCCGACTCGTGGGCGTCCTCGGCGTCTCGTTTCTCACCGCGCTCGGGATGATGACCGTCTGGGGGCGCGTCGATTGGGCCGACCCGTGGCTCGCGCTCTGCCAGACGAGCGTGACGTTCTCGGCGATGGCGCTCGGGGCCGGACTCGGCGACATCCTGCCGGGGTCGTGA